The Sphingobacteriales bacterium DNA segment TGTTGATATACACCTTATCGCAATGCGCCATCAATCCCTTGAGTGCAGACTCAAAACTTTCTTCCCAAAATATTTGCCGGATACCGGAAGCCTCCTTCGCTTCCTCCATCGTATATTTGTGTCCTTCCCATACGGCAATGTATTCATTGGTTTTTCGCAAAAATAAAACCTCCCGATATATCGGGTTCGGACAATCAGGATACAGAATCAGGATAGTCTTTTCCTGGTCGATGCCCGAGAGCCAGAATAAATCCGGATTCTGACGAAAAACATAGGACTGGTCGGCACTGCGCGGCATTTCATCGCTTGCCAATAAGATGGCCATGGAATTTGACGGCAGTTCTGCAGTCAGCTTTTTTCTGTTGTCAATGAACAGTTGAGCGTCAATCGGTAAATACTTCATCTGTTTAGATTTGTTTAAAATAAGTGTGCTGTATGGCACAATTCTTACGGACAAAGGTAAAATATTTTGTCATCAAAATGACAGATGAGTCAGAATAGCTGACGCGGGAAATCTGCTCTGCAAATAAATGAGGAACAGGTTCAGTAACTATGCCCTTGCCAATTGTTTATTCAGTTCTTTCAGATGTTTTTTAACTTCCTCATTCTTCACCTTCAGCGCATTGGCCCTGCGCAGGTATTCTTTAGCTACCTTTATCTCCCTGCGCTGAGCATAGATGGAGCAGATTTGTATGTAAGCAGTTGCCAGATTATCATCATCAGGAACGCCTTTCTGGATTGCAATCTTAAGATTCTTCAAAGCTTCCTTATTATCTCCCTTTTGCAAAGCAATTCCACCCAGTTGGAGGTAGGAGACACCTTCCTGTGAGGTGCCAAGCATATCGCTTTTGTTGGCAAGGCTCTTTCGGATATTGGCCTCGGCAGCATCCAGATTCTGATTCGCCATATCAAAATTTGACTGCAGCATGTAATATCCCTGTCGAACCGGTTTGATTAATAAATTGGGGAATTTAATCCACGACATGGCTTCTTTTGCGCCTTCTATGTCACCGGCCTCCACCTTCTTTTGCAGATAGCGCATAGGACCGATAAAAATATCAAATAAGATGACACTGATAGAAGCGATATACAGCATTATAGACCATTGCCATCCTTTATGGACAAAAATATGCAGTAATATTCCAATGACTAAAACAACAAAGGCAGCATAAAATCGATACTTGACATATAATTTCCCGAAATCCATAATATAAAATTGAGATGCAAAAATAGTTTATTTAGTGTCAAGATGCAAACACTAAAATCTCGGGTAGAAGCTCAGCGTCCATCGGAATTTGGTAATTCCGGGTTTGTCAAGCTGAGTAAGCCTCCAGCTAAAGTCGACACGTACCAGTTTCAGGATATTTTCAATACCAAAACCCATCTCTGCATAAAAACCGTTTAATCCCGTTACACCTGCCGGCAGGTCGCTGAACGTGCCTGCTTTCTTATTATAAGAACTCAGCGCCATTTTAGTGGTAAATATTTCCCGTAATCCCAGTTTTCTCCATCCTGGAATTTTATTAAAGAAAAATCCATCGAAATGATGTTCAATAAAGAGGGTCAGCGACTGGTCGGCTACATACTCCAGGTCGTCCATGTTTTGGAATCTCTTTGCATCTAACAGAAAGGCCTTGTTACCTCCGGGATGTATGGTCAGAAGAGGGTAAGGAGCCATCCCAAATATTTTGCTGGCGTTCAGCTGTATTTTGGTGTATCCGATGGGAGAAGGTAACCGCTCTTCAATTAAGAGGTCGATTTTCTGATAATTGAAATCGCTGCCTAATTTTTTGAAACTGAACGAAAAGTCAAGATAGATACGGGGAAGGTTACCCTTCAGGAATAATTTCTGACGTTCAGTTTGAAGGAATTTTGCCCCCGGAGTGGCGGTAAAGTTGATATTCGGTGCAAAGATTTTAAATGTTCGGATAGTATCTTTTATACCCCATTCACTTGTTTTGACGAATTCGACACTTCCGGGAAGTGTCTGGTACATTTTAAGGTTAAGGGAGAGATTGGTCGAGATATCTGGCCTCCATTCTCTGTAATAATATAATTTTGCATCTTTCAGATAGACTAAATCTGATATGGCTCTTGTTCTCAATGCAGAGGTGTAGATGTAGTCAAAATCCATATTGGTTCCGTTAACGGACAGACGCTGATAATCATCCTTGAAGGATGCTCCTATCGTGTGATTGATGCTCTTCTTATCCGGCAGAAAGTAAGCAAATTCCACACCGTATTTAAAGCGTTTGTCTTTGATTCCGTAAGCGCCGTAAACTTTAAAGTTTACCCATTTGTTCAGCCGCCAGTTGTTTTTAATATTGACTCTGATTCGGACTTTTTCAAGCTCATTTAAACTGACGAATTGGTAGAGGCTCCCGTAGTCAAGCGTTTTGGTCTTGTAATACCCGCTTACAAAAAAACTTCCAACCCTTGAAATGACTTTATAGAATTTGGTGCTTTTCAGAGAGTCAATCAGAAAATAGACTTTCGCCTCCGGCTGACTGAGTGAATCGTGACGTTGGGCTACCCAGAAAGAATCGGTCTTTTTTCGATGGTCCTTCATGGTAAACGCATCCGGTTGTCCTAATATGCTGTCTGCTATAGGTTCGTCAACAATAATGTTTTTACGGTGCAGATAACGGGCTATCCGGACGGTCTTGGCTTTCTTACGTTTGGTGATTCCAACGTCCGTACTGCGTTCCTCTTCATTCTTAAACCAACCTTTACCGGTATTCTCAAAGCCTTGTTTAAGATGAAAATCATTGATAAAGTTGACATTGGACCGTTTGTCGATTCCCAATTCAATTTTTTGGATGGCAAACGAAGAATCCCGAATGGTAGCCTTTCCGTTAAACAATAAATCAGATTTGCTTTTGGGAACAAAGGCTAAATTGTAAAGCCAGACACTATCGGCGCCTTTGGTGCTGTCTATCAGGTAATAATTGTATAATGCCAATCCGCCATCAGCAAACGGCAGTAAAAAGGTTTTGCCGTTAAGCTGTGCCTGGTTGCCATATATTTCTATATCATCAAAAATCACATCCAGCAATTCAGAAAACCGTAATTGTTCAATTCCGGATATTTTGGTGGCTTTCAGTACGTTCTTGTTCTTTTTGGGGTCTTTGTTGAAATAATGGTCTGTCAGTGTTTCCTTTAATATCAGCGGCACAAACTTCGTCCCATCAGAAGTGCTGTCCTGGTTTTCTAATATGAAACGGAATGGTTTGAAAATTTTCTTGGTGGTGATCTTACTGCTGATATTATATAAAGACGCGACTGTTTTTAGATATTCTTCATAACTGTACGTATCGTATGATTTCGGCTTGTTCTCATCCTTGTGCCGCACCACATTCCTGAAAATACGGATAGCTACCGTATCTTTTGGTATCCTGTTGCGCTTGGCCTTTACTGTAAATTCTTCCAGCATAAAGCTTTCCAGATGCATTTTTACTACAATCGAATCTTTTTTAAAGAACCGTTTCTTTAAGGATTCGTTTTTATAGCCCAAATAGGAAAAGATAACGGAGTCGGTTTTGGCATTGACCATGAAAGAAAACCGTCCGCTGTCATCGGTGGTGCCACCCATGCTGGAGCCTACGCTGTAATTTACGTAAGGCATAGGTTCTTTCGACTTTGCATCAATAACAATCCCTCTCAGTTCAAACTGCCCGAATGCATAACAGGAAACTATTAGGAAGAATATGGATAGGATGGTTTTTCGCACGAGAAGAATAATAACGAACAAAAGTACTATTTATTTCTCAGTTTAATGATTTTGACATTTATCTTAAAGTATTCATAATAAACAATTAGGATCATCACTAATAGGTATAATCTGCAGAACGGTTGGGTTTTTACAGAATTTTCTTCTTGGCTTTTTACATATCCGAATCACGCTTTCGATTATCCGATAATGACCTAAGCGGATCAGCCTTTAAACAAATCAGCTTTAAAGCGAATGTGGAACCTTTCGAAGGGTTATTCGTTTTAAAGTTCTAAGGCCATATATTAAAAAAGCAGTCTATACCATCCGGTCAGAGATTCCATTAATTCATACAGACAGGAGTCTCGAAATATGATGCGGTGAATTTAAATTATTATTGATAATCAATATTTTACTCTTTATTCTTTGTTGCTCTCTTCGGATTCTCCCTCTTAAATGGCTTCCCCAATATATTCTTAACCCCAAATTAATATGCAATAATTTTCCACAATTGGGAATTAGTTTGTATCTTTGCGCCCACTTCAGGAGGAAAATTCCATTCGCTGGATGCATTCTTCTTGTAGTTACTGCCTTCGCAGGGAAGGTAAGACTACAAAAAAATAACTTCTTTTACGTCGTTTATTTGGTATTCTTACCCCTTTTCCCTACCTTCGCAGTCCCAAATTTTTAAAAAAAGTAACGAAAGTAACGAATGCCTACAATTCAACAACTAGTAAGAAAAGGAAGAGAGCAGCTTCAGTATGCCTCTAAATCAAGGGCTTTGGATGCATGTCCTCAACGCAGAGGGGTTTGTACCCGTGTGTATACCACAACGCCTAAGAAGCCGAATTCAGCTTTGCGTAAGGTTGCGAAAGTACGTTTGACCAACAAATTTGAGGTGATTGCATACATTCCGGGTGAAGGCCACAACCTTCAGGAGCACTCTATCGTCATGATTCGTGGCGGAAGGGTAAAAGATTTAC contains these protein-coding regions:
- a CDS encoding tetratricopeptide repeat protein; amino-acid sequence: MDFGKLYVKYRFYAAFVVLVIGILLHIFVHKGWQWSIMLYIASISVILFDIFIGPMRYLQKKVEAGDIEGAKEAMSWIKFPNLLIKPVRQGYYMLQSNFDMANQNLDAAEANIRKSLANKSDMLGTSQEGVSYLQLGGIALQKGDNKEALKNLKIAIQKGVPDDDNLATAYIQICSIYAQRREIKVAKEYLRRANALKVKNEEVKKHLKELNKQLARA
- a CDS encoding carboxypeptidase-like regulatory domain-containing protein, with product MRKTILSIFFLIVSCYAFGQFELRGIVIDAKSKEPMPYVNYSVGSSMGGTTDDSGRFSFMVNAKTDSVIFSYLGYKNESLKKRFFKKDSIVVKMHLESFMLEEFTVKAKRNRIPKDTVAIRIFRNVVRHKDENKPKSYDTYSYEEYLKTVASLYNISSKITTKKIFKPFRFILENQDSTSDGTKFVPLILKETLTDHYFNKDPKKNKNVLKATKISGIEQLRFSELLDVIFDDIEIYGNQAQLNGKTFLLPFADGGLALYNYYLIDSTKGADSVWLYNLAFVPKSKSDLLFNGKATIRDSSFAIQKIELGIDKRSNVNFINDFHLKQGFENTGKGWFKNEEERSTDVGITKRKKAKTVRIARYLHRKNIIVDEPIADSILGQPDAFTMKDHRKKTDSFWVAQRHDSLSQPEAKVYFLIDSLKSTKFYKVISRVGSFFVSGYYKTKTLDYGSLYQFVSLNELEKVRIRVNIKNNWRLNKWVNFKVYGAYGIKDKRFKYGVEFAYFLPDKKSINHTIGASFKDDYQRLSVNGTNMDFDYIYTSALRTRAISDLVYLKDAKLYYYREWRPDISTNLSLNLKMYQTLPGSVEFVKTSEWGIKDTIRTFKIFAPNINFTATPGAKFLQTERQKLFLKGNLPRIYLDFSFSFKKLGSDFNYQKIDLLIEERLPSPIGYTKIQLNASKIFGMAPYPLLTIHPGGNKAFLLDAKRFQNMDDLEYVADQSLTLFIEHHFDGFFFNKIPGWRKLGLREIFTTKMALSSYNKKAGTFSDLPAGVTGLNGFYAEMGFGIENILKLVRVDFSWRLTQLDKPGITKFRWTLSFYPRF
- a CDS encoding 30S ribosomal protein S12, whose product is MPTIQQLVRKGREQLQYASKSRALDACPQRRGVCTRVYTTTPKKPNSALRKVAKVRLTNKFEVIAYIPGEGHNLQEHSIVMIRGGRVKDLPGVRYHIVRGALDTAGVNNRQKSRSKYGTKKGKAGAAAAPAKGKGKK